In the Clostridium cellulovorans 743B genome, TTATATTTTATTGTTTTTAGGCAATACTGTTCATTTGGGCAGATAACTTTATATATATTTTTTAATTTAACTACCTCTATTACCCTTATTGGATAATTTTCTTCTATAACTTTTTTAACAGCTTCCTGCTCCATAAGTTACCCCTATTCATTGTTTCATTAATCAGTATATGTTTTTTCATTTTAACTGGTGCTAAATTAGCACTTTTTTAAAATTTCGTAATATTAATATATATATACACAGTTTTAATGAAGGAGGATTTCAATGAAGATATCTATCGATGGTAGAGGAATTAATTGGTATCACGGTACAGGGATAGGAACATATACAGACAACCTCATTCAAGGACTGCTTTCAATAGATAAAACTAATGAGTACCTACTTTACTGGGCTGGTGAAAACTACGACAATTTTAGAAAACCAAATTGTTCTGTAGTTATGGCATCAAATAGACATCATAAATTTTTTGAAGACGTATACTTCCCTCAGAATAATAAGTCTAATAACATAGATTTACATCATATACCGCAAAATGGAATTGGCTTAAACTCTTTAATGAGCTCTAAAAAGATTGTCACTATACACGATCTTATTCCTTACATTATGCCTGAAACTGTAGGACGTGGATATCTAATAAAGTTTCTTCAGGAGATGCCTAAGATAATTAAAGAAGCCGCTTCAATCATAACTGTATCAAATTGGTCGAAAAATGAAATATTAAGATTTTTCCCTAATGCAGAAAATAAAATATTTGTAACCCATCTTGCAGCAAAGACTATTTTCAAACCTTTAAATAAAGTTTTCTGCAAAGATGTTCTAAAAAGTAAATTTAATATAGAAAATGACTTTATTCTTTATATAGGCGGTTTTAGTCCAAGGAAAAATGTTACTGCTTTATTAAGGGCTTTTTCAAAAATCCATAATTCATTACCTTCTGAATATAAACTTGTGATAACAGGTTCAATCAAAGGTGAAGGATCTACCCTTCCTGAAATCTGTGAAAAATTAAAGATTAGAAATAAAGTTATATTCGCTGGTTTTGTAGATGAGTCAAAACTTCCAATTTTCTATAATGCAGCTTCCTTATTTGTTTATCCTTCGCTCTATGAAGGCTTTGGTCTTCCACCACTAGAAGCCTTAAACTGCGGTACTCCAGTAATCGCTTCAAATGTTACATCAATTCCAGAGGTTCTTGGTGATGCAGCGATTCTTATAAATCCTCTAGATGAAGAAACTTTAGCTACTGAAATTACTGCTGTTTTAAGTAATCCTGAGAAAGCTTTAGCTCTATCTACAGCTGGATTAGATAAAGCTAAAGAATACACATGGACTCAAACTGCTGAAAATACCTTATCAGTTTATAAAAGCACTTATGAGCATCTGTAAAAAAGACTAGGTAGTATTTAAACTTTATGCTTATTAGCTTTAAGTTTAATGCTACCTAGTCTTTTATATCTTTTATTTTTGATTTGTCCACATTTGAATCTCAAGCTTCTCGATTATATATTTCAGTTCTTCTTGAGAATCAAGGCTTATTGTTATTGCCTTTGAAAATAATTCTTCCCTACTTCTGTATTCTTCATAAAAGTCATAATTAAAGCCTCTTATAGCCATATTAGTACATAACTCATAGATCTTATTTTCTGCACCATCAACTCCTACTGAAAAGTCTTTAGAATGATAAATATAGTAATGAGCTGGAATCACCTTAAAATTATCATATAATTTTTTCATATTACTATAATCAGAAGATATGAAATTCATAAAAGCTATAGCTGCATCAATGTTCTGTGAATTTTTATTAATAAAAACGTCGCTACCACCTAATACTACATTTCGATTGCTACCATTATAAAGAGCAGGAAGCTTTTGAAACACTATATTATTAAACGCCTCTGGATAGTTTTTTTCAATTTTATTAATCATCATTGGAGTCACAATAAGCGATATTTCTTTTCCTTGAGCAAAACTTTTAATTGCTTCATCCTCGCTACTCAGGTCTCTATTAAGCTTCTTATTAAAGATTCCTCTTATCAAATCTCCAAGGATCAAGGTTTTTTCGCCTTTAACTTGCTTTTCTATATTAATATTCCCTTGGACTAAAAATATTTTTAATAAGCTATTTAAATTATTACGGCTTAAAGAGAGTAATTTTACATCACCTAAGGTTGGTAATTTATCCCCTAAGGCTAAATAATCCCCGTAAGTATTAATAGAATCTATGTTAACATTCAAGGTATTTATGTAGTTTTTATTATAAACAATAGCAACAGGGGTGGTGTACCATGGAACTCCGTATTGTTTGCCATCTATATTCAAATTGTTTAGCTTATCACCCTTAATATTATCTATGTCTACAACTTCTTCATCATTTAGTGTATATAATGACTCATCATTGTTATCTATAAACTCTTTGGCAACTTCATCTTTTATAATCATAATATCTTTATTTTCTATATTATAATCTGACGTATTCTCTACAGTTACATTGACTGTAGGATATTTATTCTTAAATTCTTGAACAGTAAAGTTTATGTAATCATTATCCCCATCAGCGCATATAACTAAATTTCCTTTTACTACTTTTTCTTTAGTTTCCTTTGGCTTAGAACATGCTGTATTTGTAATTAAAAATATCGCAATAAATACTAATAAGATTTTTCTTATTTCTATCTTCATTTTTTAACTCCTAACAATTTATGTATAGACTTATTCTACATCTTAACCTAACTCATATCAAGCTAATTAAATCACAATCATAAAGGAGCTTTCCAAAGCCTATGTAAACTTGCTTTAGAAAACTCCCTATATTAATCACTATATTTTTCTATATCAATTTGCTAATTTGACTTTTAAATCTCCTATATTTAAGGATAAGAATATTTCTATTTCATATGGCCTAAGCTCTTGCATTTCCTCTGGCATATCTTCTTTAAAGATATAAGGATACTCTTTATCATCATTATAGTAATTTAAGGCTTTGTCAAAATTCTCTCCTACTAACTCTCTTGCGACTCTATAAGTTCTATCATTCAAATAGACATATTTCGGATAATATTTATCTTTATAATAATTCATACCTAAATACAAGGCAGCTAAATAACAGACCTCTGGATTGATCTCTGCTCTCTCACAACAATACATAGTATGAAAAATTTCTTCAAAACTACTACAACGCACCAATAAATTTTTAGCTCTAACCATTCTTCCATAAAGGATATCCATCTGCGATGCAGTCATATATGTGATATGATTTTTAACACTAAATGCTATCTTATTTAATAATTCGTTGGTCGTCCTGGAATAGCTTATATATGCATTAGCCTTACTGAAAAATTCCTCTGCTTGCACTCTATCATTTACAGAAAAATGATGAATTAGCTCTTTTAATTCCTCCATCAACATCCCACCTTTACTTTATATATTATATATATATGATTTAGCTTTACATATATAACCCAGCAATAAAAATCCTAGTACATCTTTGATAATTTATTATAAGACGTCTACAAAATTTTCTGAATTTTACGATAATTAAGAAGGAGGTGATTCTTATGAAGAAAAATTATGTAATAGATACAAATGTAATGATTCATGATCCTAATTTTTATAATAACTTCGAAGACAATAACATTATAATACCAATAATTTGCCTTGAAGAGCTGGATAATATGAAGAAAGAAAGTTCTATTAGAGGTTATAATGCCAGGACAGTTCTTAAAAATATAAATAAGCTCAAAGAAGCTTGTGACGGGAACCTTAGTACTGGTATTCCACTCCCCTCTGGTGGTTCATTAAGAATTGAGATTAATAGACTTCATAACTACAAATTACCTGACAGCATGTATTTAGAAAAAAATGATAATAAAATCATTGCAGTAACCAAATCACTCTCCATAGACAATCCTAATATGAAAACAATTTTAGTTACCAAGGATATTGCTGTATCTATCAAGGCAAATAGTCTAGGAATCGAAGTACAAGATTATAAAAATGACCATGTAGAAGTAGAAACCTTATACAAAGGAGTATTAACTTTATTTGTGCCTAGCGATTTTATTGCTAGAATCTACAATGACGAAATAATAGAATTAGATGAACTTAAAGATTTTTTAAGGGATGAGAATGGTGATTACCTTCTAATACATCCTAATCAATTTGTTATATTAAAAGCTATAGAAGACGAAAAAACTAGCGCTATTACAAAATGTGAATTAGATGATATTTCTGGAAAGAAATTTTTAAAGCATAAAAACGTTGATAATCTTAAATATAAAGGGTTCCTTATAAAGCCTAGAAATCTAGAGCAAAAGCTCACGTTGAATTTGCTTATGGATGATGATATTCCTTTTGTAACAATCTCCGGAAGAGCAGGTTGTGGTAAAACTATTCTTGCCATGTGTGTGGCTCTTGAAAAACTTGAAAAAGGTGTTTACGATAAAATTGTATTAGTTAGACCAACCTCATCAGCTGGCGAAGATATTGGTTATTTACCTGGTACTGAAGATGAAAAACTTAAACCATGGATGGGTCCCTTCTATGATGCTATTGAAAATATACTAAGACTAAAGGGTGATGAAAGAACTGCTAAAGAATTTATCGATGGTCTTAAAAAGTCAGGACTTCTTGAAATCAAAACTTTTACTTATATGAGAGGACGAACCATTTCCAATGCTATAGTTTTATACGATGAAGCGCAGGAAACTACTCCACATATAGCAAAACTTATGTTAACAAGAATCGGTGTTAATGCAAAGATAATAATGACTGGTGATCCATCTGACAATCAAATCGATAATACCCATGTAAATAGCAAAACCAATGGTTTAGTTTATGTTATTGAAAGATGCAAGGAATCAAATCTAACAGCTCACGTGGAACTACAAAAAGTTGAAAGAAGTGCTTTAGCCGAGCTTATGAATAGAGTTTTATAATAAAAATCACCTACTAAGATTTTTCCTAGTAGGTGATCTTTTATTATAAATATAGTCAAACTTTTCTAATTCCATCTTTATATAATGGAAATCTTATGGGGATTATCATTTAACTTATATTTATTATCTTCTTTTTTTAGCTATAAAGATTGCTCCTGCAGCTAATGAAAGGAAACCTAATGAAAGTAATGCTTTCATATCAATAGGAGATCCTGTTTGTACTAATGTACCATTTTGTGATACTTGTGCTTGTCCGCCTGCTCGTACTTGATCGCCAACTTGCACTTGAACACCAGGTTTGCCATTTGGATCTACTGGTGGTGCTATTACTGGATTTGTATTAACTATTTCACCAATACTTAAGAAATAGTCACTATGGTGAGTTAATACTACAGTAACATAATAGTTACCATCAGCATCTTTCTCAGGTATTAATCCTTTTTGTATCTCTTGAATCTTCTTATCTGCTTCTGCTATATCTTCATTATAGTAATAAAGGTTTAATGCTTTGTTTACATCGAATTTTACTGGGTCAACTAATATCCTTATAGTCATTGGTGCTGGTAATTCACCATGGTTTACGAAAGAAATAATTAAAGGATTTACATATTTGCTTTCGATAACGTCTTTATTCTTTGAAACATCATTTAATTTTAAATCTAGTTCCTTACTTGTGTCTTTAACATCTTTTCCGTTGAAAGACCATTTTAATGTAAC is a window encoding:
- a CDS encoding glycosyltransferase family 4 protein yields the protein MKISIDGRGINWYHGTGIGTYTDNLIQGLLSIDKTNEYLLYWAGENYDNFRKPNCSVVMASNRHHKFFEDVYFPQNNKSNNIDLHHIPQNGIGLNSLMSSKKIVTIHDLIPYIMPETVGRGYLIKFLQEMPKIIKEAASIITVSNWSKNEILRFFPNAENKIFVTHLAAKTIFKPLNKVFCKDVLKSKFNIENDFILYIGGFSPRKNVTALLRAFSKIHNSLPSEYKLVITGSIKGEGSTLPEICEKLKIRNKVIFAGFVDESKLPIFYNAASLFVYPSLYEGFGLPPLEALNCGTPVIASNVTSIPEVLGDAAILINPLDEETLATEITAVLSNPEKALALSTAGLDKAKEYTWTQTAENTLSVYKSTYEHL
- a CDS encoding ABC transporter substrate-binding protein; its protein translation is MKIEIRKILLVFIAIFLITNTACSKPKETKEKVVKGNLVICADGDNDYINFTVQEFKNKYPTVNVTVENTSDYNIENKDIMIIKDEVAKEFIDNNDESLYTLNDEEVVDIDNIKGDKLNNLNIDGKQYGVPWYTTPVAIVYNKNYINTLNVNIDSINTYGDYLALGDKLPTLGDVKLLSLSRNNLNSLLKIFLVQGNINIEKQVKGEKTLILGDLIRGIFNKKLNRDLSSEDEAIKSFAQGKEISLIVTPMMINKIEKNYPEAFNNIVFQKLPALYNGSNRNVVLGGSDVFINKNSQNIDAAIAFMNFISSDYSNMKKLYDNFKVIPAHYYIYHSKDFSVGVDGAENKIYELCTNMAIRGFNYDFYEEYRSREELFSKAITISLDSQEELKYIIEKLEIQMWTNQK
- a CDS encoding PhoH family protein; its protein translation is MKKNYVIDTNVMIHDPNFYNNFEDNNIIIPIICLEELDNMKKESSIRGYNARTVLKNINKLKEACDGNLSTGIPLPSGGSLRIEINRLHNYKLPDSMYLEKNDNKIIAVTKSLSIDNPNMKTILVTKDIAVSIKANSLGIEVQDYKNDHVEVETLYKGVLTLFVPSDFIARIYNDEIIELDELKDFLRDENGDYLLIHPNQFVILKAIEDEKTSAITKCELDDISGKKFLKHKNVDNLKYKGFLIKPRNLEQKLTLNLLMDDDIPFVTISGRAGCGKTILAMCVALEKLEKGVYDKIVLVRPTSSAGEDIGYLPGTEDEKLKPWMGPFYDAIENILRLKGDERTAKEFIDGLKKSGLLEIKTFTYMRGRTISNAIVLYDEAQETTPHIAKLMLTRIGVNAKIIMTGDPSDNQIDNTHVNSKTNGLVYVIERCKESNLTAHVELQKVERSALAELMNRVL